The DNA sequence CCAGCCGGCGGCGTGTATTCTCGGTCTCGGCCGCCTGGCGCAGCAGGCGATCTTTCAGCTCGGCAATTTCCTTGTCCTTGGCGTCCAGCAGTTCGGCATGGTTCGCCTCGGCTGCTTCGGGCACCGCGTCGGCTTCGATATCGGGGGTCATTTCCGGCGCGTCGTTCATGTCATTCATGCTACCAACCTGCTCAATGTTCGTGCGGTATAATCCACCATGGGTATCACCCGCGCATAGTTCAACCGTGTCGGGCCGATAACGCCGACAATGCCGACCACCTGTCCGCCCGGCCCGCGATAGGGCGCCGCGATGACGCTCGACCCCGAAAGCGAGAACAGTTGCGATTCGGCGCCGATGAAAATCTTGGTCGCGTCGGCATTGCGTGCCAGTTCGAGAACGCGGATCAGTTCCTCCTTGTCCTCGAGATCACCGAGCAGCTGGCGCACGCGGTCGAGATCGACGCTCGATTCGACCAGATTGGCCTGGCCGCGCACGATCAGCACGGGCCGCGCCGCGCCATCCGACGACCAGGCTGCCAGCCCCGTCGCCACCGCCTGCGCCGTCATCGCATCGAGCATGGCACGGTCGGCGGCAATCTCCGTCGCCAGCCGATCGCTGGCGCCGGCCAGCGTCAACCCCGCCAGCCGCGCGTTGATGTAATTGGCCGCCGCCTCCAGCGCCATCGGCGGCACGCCTTCCGGCAGCTCGACGACACGGTTCTCGACACTGCCATCGGCGCCGACGAGGATGACCAGCGCACGCTGCGGCGACAGCGCAACGAAACTCACTTGCCGGATCAGCATTTCGCGGCGCGGCACCAGCACCAGCCCGGCACATTGCGACAGGCCCGACAATACGGTGGTGGTGCGTGCCAGCACATCCTCGATCGCGGCGCCGCCGGACAGCCCCGAATCGAGCAGGTTGCGCTCGTCCTCGGACGGCTCGGAAGCCTGCATCATGCCGTCGACGAACATCCGCAGCCCCAGCTGGGTCGGCAACCGTCCAGCCGACGTGTGCGGCGCTGCCAGCAGCCCCAGCTCTTCAAGGTCCTGCATGGTGTTGCGGATCGACGCCGGCGACAACCCCAGGGCGCCCAGTTTCGACAGGGTGCGCGACCCGACCGGCGCGCCGGTGGCGAGATAGGAATCGACGATCTGCCGAAAGACCTCACGCGCGCGGTCGTTCAGCTCGGCCACGGAAGGAGATTGCATGGCGGGAATGTAGGCGCTCGCCCCCATCCCCGCAACGCCGAACCCGAGCGCTGCCGTTGCGACCCGCCGCCGAACCCGCTACCGACCGCCCATATATCCAAAGGAAAGCCCATGCGCCCCAGCGGCCGCGCCCCCGACCAGATGCGCAC is a window from the Polymorphobacter fuscus genome containing:
- the hrcA gene encoding heat-inducible transcriptional repressor HrcA, which produces MQSPSVAELNDRAREVFRQIVDSYLATGAPVGSRTLSKLGALGLSPASIRNTMQDLEELGLLAAPHTSAGRLPTQLGLRMFVDGMMQASEPSEDERNLLDSGLSGGAAIEDVLARTTTVLSGLSQCAGLVLVPRREMLIRQVSFVALSPQRALVILVGADGSVENRVVELPEGVPPMALEAAANYINARLAGLTLAGASDRLATEIAADRAMLDAMTAQAVATGLAAWSSDGAARPVLIVRGQANLVESSVDLDRVRQLLGDLEDKEELIRVLELARNADATKIFIGAESQLFSLSGSSVIAAPYRGPGGQVVGIVGVIGPTRLNYARVIPMVDYTARTLSRLVA